Proteins from a single region of Desulfolutivibrio sulfoxidireducens:
- a CDS encoding TolC family protein: protein MNATRLKTAAAAFFLALALLAAPRQGISQEAGTSTDRIRDRYTPKADSAAPGGVPPKALEKKIESEAVPAFVKQGEEYAKELSAAFPVPAAPEGPLDLEKSVTRGLAANPQMQSARAQILGAEEGRRQSLANFGPVGNISYGYQRTDGSVWAPSSQTNLGAAYANQATGSNANTSVEMNQHLPYWQNLYTLQLTVTQPLFTGFKLLSSYQRAALAKTQAEAQLTNTELTLIKGVQRAFLALLKARSDVRSNQDSVARLESQYKVTQAFYDVGLKPRLDVLQAEAELATAEQNLLKAQNSVLTQTAQLNSLLNLPLEQDTPYVGELSYMPFTMTIEQCLDTAYKTRPDLFIGVKSVQIAEKDAKVAASPLYPQVQAQAGYTRKGDTPGLDNHRKSSSVVPEATTVGVSASWQVWDWGSTYFGYSQARETVKKLQADLAKMRLDVGYEVKTYHLNIQDAAKRISVARTGLDAAQEGYRMAVARYQAQVGTNTDVLDAQSRVSSAEFNLTQALSDYQSALADIYVAMGIKNIALVPN from the coding sequence ATGAACGCCACGCGACTCAAAACGGCCGCGGCCGCCTTCTTTCTGGCACTCGCCCTTCTGGCCGCGCCCCGTCAGGGGATTAGCCAGGAGGCGGGCACTTCCACGGACCGCATACGGGACCGGTACACCCCGAAGGCGGATTCCGCCGCTCCCGGGGGAGTCCCGCCAAAGGCCCTGGAAAAAAAGATCGAGAGTGAAGCGGTCCCGGCCTTTGTCAAGCAGGGAGAGGAGTACGCCAAGGAGCTGTCCGCGGCCTTCCCGGTCCCGGCCGCGCCGGAGGGCCCCCTGGACCTGGAAAAAAGCGTCACCCGCGGCCTGGCCGCCAACCCGCAGATGCAGTCCGCCCGGGCCCAGATCCTGGGCGCGGAGGAGGGCCGCAGGCAGTCCCTGGCCAATTTCGGTCCGGTGGGCAACATTTCCTACGGATACCAGCGCACGGACGGCAGCGTGTGGGCCCCCTCGTCCCAGACCAACCTCGGGGCCGCGTACGCGAATCAGGCCACCGGAAGCAACGCCAACACCTCGGTGGAAATGAATCAGCACCTGCCGTATTGGCAGAATCTGTACACCCTGCAGCTCACCGTGACCCAGCCCCTGTTCACCGGCTTCAAGCTTTTGAGCAGCTACCAGCGGGCGGCCCTGGCCAAGACCCAGGCCGAGGCCCAGCTCACCAACACCGAGCTGACCCTGATCAAGGGCGTGCAGCGGGCCTTTCTGGCCCTGTTGAAGGCCCGCTCGGACGTCAGGAGCAACCAGGACTCCGTGGCCCGCCTGGAATCCCAGTACAAGGTGACCCAGGCCTTCTACGACGTGGGCCTCAAACCCCGCCTGGACGTGTTGCAGGCCGAGGCCGAACTGGCCACGGCCGAGCAGAACCTGCTCAAGGCCCAGAACTCGGTCCTGACCCAGACCGCCCAGCTCAACTCCCTGCTCAACCTGCCCCTGGAGCAGGACACCCCCTATGTGGGCGAATTGTCCTACATGCCCTTCACCATGACCATCGAGCAGTGCCTGGACACCGCGTATAAGACCCGCCCGGACCTGTTCATCGGGGTCAAAAGCGTGCAGATCGCGGAAAAGGACGCCAAGGTGGCGGCCAGTCCGCTGTATCCGCAGGTCCAGGCCCAGGCCGGCTACACCCGCAAGGGAGACACCCCGGGCCTGGACAACCACCGCAAGAGTTCCTCGGTGGTCCCGGAGGCCACCACGGTCGGGGTCAGCGCCAGTTGGCAGGTGTGGGACTGGGGTTCGACCTATTTCGGCTACAGCCAGGCCCGGGAAACGGTCAAGAAGCTTCAGGCCGACTTGGCCAAGATGCGCCTGGACGTGGGCTACGAGGTCAAGACCTACCACCTGAACATCCAGGACGCGGCCAAGCGCATCTCCGTGGCCCGCACCGGCCTCGATGCGGCCCAGGAAGGGTACCGCATGGCTGTGGCCCGCTATCAGGCCCAGGTGGGCACCAACACCGACGTGCTGGACGCCCAGTCCCGGGTGAGTTCCGCCGAATTCAACCTGACCCAGGCCCTGTCCGACTACCAGAGCGCCCTGGCCGACATCTACGTGGCCATGGGCATAAAAAACATCGCCCTGGTTCCCAATTAG
- a CDS encoding Hsp20/alpha crystallin family protein, which translates to MDYAKLNPWNWFKKEDEQDKSPSVRPDEPPAKRPFPASPFFGAPGDMDTFMDRAFRTFGLPAAPWTWPFGGSKEGEVARPRVDITGSEKEYTISAELPGIEEKDIQVELKGDALVIKAEKTQEEKTEDKGYYRMERRYGSFRRVLAVPGDADVEGVKAGYKNGVLTITMPRKASVEAETKRIAIE; encoded by the coding sequence ATGGATTATGCCAAGCTCAATCCCTGGAACTGGTTCAAGAAGGAGGACGAGCAGGACAAGAGCCCATCCGTCAGGCCGGATGAGCCCCCGGCCAAGCGGCCTTTTCCCGCAAGCCCCTTTTTCGGCGCGCCCGGAGACATGGACACCTTCATGGACAGGGCGTTTCGCACCTTTGGGTTGCCCGCCGCCCCGTGGACCTGGCCCTTTGGCGGGTCGAAGGAGGGCGAGGTCGCCAGGCCCAGGGTGGACATCACGGGGTCCGAGAAGGAATACACGATTTCCGCCGAACTGCCCGGAATCGAGGAAAAGGACATCCAGGTCGAACTCAAGGGAGACGCCCTGGTCATCAAGGCCGAGAAGACCCAGGAGGAAAAGACCGAGGACAAGGGCTACTACCGGATGGAACGCCGGTACGGTTCGTTTAGGCGGGTGCTGGCCGTGCCCGGGGATGCCGATGTGGAGGGCGTCAAGGCCGGCTACAAAAACGGCGTCCTGACCATCACCATGCCGCGCAAGGCCTCGGTGGAGGCGGAGACGAAACGGATCGCCATCGAATAG
- the serS gene encoding serine--tRNA ligase, with protein MLDLKYVRQNFDAVRQALSRRGPLPGLDAFLEKDAVRRDLLTRSEALKAERNRASAEVATAKREGRDVSNLLAGLGRAGDEIKALDAALAEVDAAVRDILTAVPNIPHPSTPDGRDERDNRVERTFGEPRTFDFPVRDHLDVGAGLSGLDFERAARMSGARFCVLRGDLARLERALVAFMIDLHTYEHGYLEIAPPYLVTGESLFGTGQLPKFAEDLFKIEGQDRYLIPTAEVPLTNLHRGETLAEEALPLAYAAFTPCFRSEAGSYGRDTRGLIRLHQFDKVELVRVCRPEDSYQELEKLTGHAEEVLRRLDLPYRVVSLCAGDLGFGAARTFDLEVWLPGQDTYREISSCSNFEDFQARRADIRIKAKGAKKTVLAHTLNGSGLAVGRTMAAILENFQNADGSVTLPAALAPYMGGRERLEPSGR; from the coding sequence ATGCTCGATCTCAAATATGTGCGCCAGAATTTCGATGCCGTACGTCAGGCCCTGTCCCGGCGCGGTCCCCTCCCCGGGCTCGACGCCTTTCTGGAGAAGGACGCCGTGCGCCGCGACCTGTTGACCCGGTCAGAGGCGCTCAAGGCCGAACGCAACCGGGCCTCGGCCGAGGTGGCCACGGCCAAACGCGAGGGCCGCGACGTCTCGAACCTTCTGGCCGGACTGGGCCGGGCCGGGGACGAGATCAAGGCCCTGGACGCCGCGCTTGCCGAGGTGGACGCCGCCGTGCGCGACATCCTGACCGCCGTGCCCAATATCCCGCACCCCTCGACCCCCGACGGCCGCGACGAGCGCGACAACCGGGTGGAGCGGACTTTTGGGGAACCCCGGACCTTCGATTTTCCCGTGCGCGATCATCTGGACGTGGGAGCGGGCCTTTCGGGCCTTGATTTCGAGCGCGCGGCCAGGATGTCCGGGGCTCGGTTCTGCGTCCTGCGCGGCGACCTGGCCCGGCTCGAACGCGCCCTGGTGGCCTTTATGATCGATCTGCACACATATGAGCACGGCTACCTGGAGATCGCCCCGCCGTACCTGGTCACCGGGGAAAGCCTTTTCGGCACCGGGCAGCTTCCCAAATTCGCCGAGGACCTGTTCAAGATCGAGGGCCAGGACCGCTACCTCATCCCCACGGCCGAGGTGCCCCTGACCAACCTGCATAGGGGCGAGACCCTGGCCGAGGAGGCCCTGCCCCTGGCCTACGCCGCCTTCACCCCGTGCTTTCGGTCCGAGGCCGGGTCCTACGGCCGGGACACCAGGGGGCTTATCCGCCTGCATCAGTTCGACAAGGTGGAGCTTGTCCGGGTCTGCCGGCCCGAGGATTCGTACCAGGAGTTGGAAAAACTCACCGGACACGCCGAAGAGGTGCTGCGCCGGCTGGACCTGCCCTACCGGGTGGTCAGCCTGTGCGCCGGGGACCTGGGGTTCGGCGCGGCCAGGACCTTCGATCTGGAGGTCTGGCTGCCGGGCCAGGACACCTACCGGGAGATTTCCTCCTGCTCCAACTTCGAGGACTTCCAGGCCCGGCGGGCGGACATCCGGATCAAGGCCAAGGGGGCCAAAAAGACCGTCCTGGCCCATACCCTCAACGGCTCCGGGCTGGCCGTGGGCCGGACCATGGCCGCCATCCTGGAGAATTTTCAGAACGCCGACGGCTCCGTGACCCTGCCGGCGGCGCTTGCGCCCTATATGGGCGGCCGGGAGCGCCTGGAGCCCTCGGGGCGGTAA
- a CDS encoding CinA family protein, with protein MNTAAAILSAAQAVVPRLAKALSDRNLSLATAESCTGGLIGHLLTNQPGSSRWFLGGVVAYADSAKAGLLGVPPKTLSARGAVSEETVLAMAEGARRTLGAACAVAVSGIAGPDGGTPEKPVGTVWMAFATPEETTAQSFLFTGEREEIKAKTAAAALGNLLARLAEADE; from the coding sequence ATGAACACCGCCGCCGCCATCCTTTCCGCCGCCCAGGCCGTGGTCCCCCGCCTGGCCAAGGCCCTCTCGGACCGCAACCTGTCCCTGGCCACGGCCGAATCCTGTACCGGAGGCCTGATCGGGCATCTTCTGACCAACCAGCCCGGCTCCTCGCGGTGGTTTCTGGGCGGGGTCGTGGCCTATGCCGACAGCGCCAAGGCCGGGCTTCTGGGGGTTCCCCCGAAGACCCTGTCGGCCCGGGGGGCGGTAAGCGAGGAGACCGTCCTGGCCATGGCCGAGGGCGCGCGCCGGACCCTGGGGGCCGCCTGCGCCGTGGCCGTCTCGGGCATCGCCGGACCGGACGGCGGCACGCCGGAGAAGCCCGTGGGCACGGTGTGGATGGCCTTTGCCACGCCGGAGGAGACCACGGCCCAGTCCTTTCTGTTCACCGGGGAGCGGGAGGAGATCAAGGCCAAGACCGCGGCCGCGGCCCTGGGCAACCTCCTGGCCCGCCTGGCCGAGGCCGACGAATAG
- a CDS encoding ParA family protein: protein MRTVAVINQKGGVGKTTTAHNLGAGLSRRGLAVLLVDADPQAHLTAAMGADAGGADLSQVLLGECPPEKAVLTGPGPHLLPASIALAGLESRLSAAGREDMLHAALAGLSGYDLAVIDCPPNLGLLTVCALRAATEALVPMQAEFLALRGLAALVETLRAVRGRVNPELLMAGILLTRFEPRRKLGREVTGRIRAHFPGLLFETRIRDNVSLAEAPGFGQDIFAYAPTSRGALDYGALCAELAGRPPRPVP from the coding sequence ATGCGTACCGTGGCGGTCATCAACCAGAAGGGCGGGGTGGGCAAGACCACCACGGCCCACAACCTCGGCGCCGGTCTTTCCCGGCGCGGCCTGGCGGTGCTTCTGGTCGACGCCGATCCCCAGGCCCATCTGACGGCGGCCATGGGGGCGGACGCGGGCGGCGCGGACCTCAGCCAGGTCCTTTTGGGAGAATGCCCGCCGGAAAAGGCCGTTCTGACGGGTCCGGGACCGCACCTGCTGCCGGCCTCCATCGCCCTGGCCGGCCTGGAATCCCGGCTGTCCGCCGCTGGTCGCGAGGATATGCTTCACGCCGCCCTGGCCGGCCTTTCCGGCTACGACCTGGCGGTCATCGACTGCCCGCCCAATCTGGGGCTTTTGACCGTGTGCGCCCTGCGCGCGGCCACCGAGGCGCTTGTGCCCATGCAGGCGGAATTCTTGGCCCTGCGCGGTCTGGCCGCGCTGGTGGAAACGCTTCGGGCGGTACGCGGCCGGGTCAATCCGGAGCTGTTGATGGCCGGCATCCTGCTGACCCGCTTCGAGCCCCGGCGCAAACTCGGCCGGGAGGTCACCGGGCGCATCCGCGCCCATTTTCCGGGACTTCTGTTCGAGACCCGGATCCGGGACAACGTGTCCCTGGCCGAGGCCCCTGGATTTGGCCAGGACATCTTCGCCTACGCCCCGACCAGCCGGGGCGCGCTGGACTACGGGGCGCTTTGCGCCGAACTGGCCGGCCGGCCGCCGAGGCCCGTACCCTGA
- a CDS encoding amphi-Trp domain-containing protein, which produces MAKNKVKMEGMLELREVVARLEDVLSNLKAGSICMAVGEDCVTLRPTSIVSVSMKASQKKDKEKFSLELSWKIGREADTAPEARITSGEAA; this is translated from the coding sequence ATGGCCAAAAACAAGGTGAAGATGGAAGGAATGCTGGAATTGCGCGAGGTGGTGGCCCGGCTGGAGGACGTTTTGTCGAACCTCAAGGCCGGAAGCATCTGCATGGCCGTGGGCGAAGACTGCGTGACGCTTCGGCCCACGAGCATCGTCTCCGTGTCCATGAAGGCCTCTCAGAAAAAGGACAAGGAGAAGTTCTCCCTGGAGCTGTCCTGGAAGATCGGCCGGGAGGCGGACACGGCCCCGGAGGCGCGCATCACCAGCGGGGAAGCCGCCTGA
- a CDS encoding RsbRD N-terminal domain-containing protein — MSPTSTLLLQKKDAILDRWFDLTLATYAPETAYFWKKQKDPFANPVAHRFKSGMRGTLDALAGNDETPTAEVYEPFLDEIVRVRAVQDFTPSQALAFIYLLKKAVREALWEEVAGQGLFVELFGLESRIDVLALISLDIYGKCREKLYQLRINQINTQYSRLLKRAGLVCDFTSDDPEC, encoded by the coding sequence ATGTCTCCGACAAGCACGCTCCTGCTCCAAAAAAAAGATGCAATTCTGGACCGTTGGTTTGATCTGACGCTGGCCACCTATGCTCCGGAGACAGCCTATTTCTGGAAAAAGCAGAAGGACCCCTTCGCCAATCCCGTGGCCCATCGCTTCAAGTCCGGCATGCGCGGCACCCTCGACGCGTTGGCCGGGAACGACGAAACCCCCACGGCCGAGGTCTATGAACCGTTTCTGGACGAGATCGTCCGGGTGCGGGCCGTACAGGACTTCACGCCGTCACAGGCCCTGGCCTTCATCTATCTCCTCAAAAAGGCCGTCCGGGAGGCCTTGTGGGAGGAGGTGGCCGGGCAGGGTCTTTTCGTGGAGCTTTTCGGACTGGAGTCGCGCATCGACGTGCTGGCCCTCATCTCCCTTGACATCTATGGCAAATGCCGGGAAAAGCTCTACCAACTCAGGATCAACCAGATCAACACCCAATATTCCAGGCTGCTCAAGCGGGCGGGGCTCGTTTGCGACTTTACTTCGGACGATCCGGAGTGCTGA
- the dsrM gene encoding sulfate reduction electron transfer complex DsrMKJOP subunit DsrM, translating to MAAFYSFFVVLALVVLAWVGAGEAGWKGLFGIYIPYLAFLVFVLGFLSKVLGWAKLPVPFCIPTTGGQQKSLPWIKNSPWDNPYNASGTVIRMALEVLTFRSLFRNTSLCLKQDGPKVGYSSAKWLWLFALMFHYSFLLILMRHLRLFLNPVPMPIEKLEFMDSILQIGVPLLYQTDLVIVAALLFLFLRRVFDPKVSYISIMSDYFPLFLILGIAVSGIWMRYIAKVDVIAIKQLTMGLVTFHPIIPQDPIHVSFYVHIFLVSILFIYFPFSKLMHMGGVFMSPTRAMPNFSRRQMWVNPWNDPAIKPHSYAAYEDEFREKMIEVGLPVDKKA from the coding sequence ATGGCAGCGTTCTACTCCTTCTTCGTCGTTCTGGCACTTGTCGTGCTCGCCTGGGTGGGGGCCGGTGAGGCCGGGTGGAAGGGCCTGTTTGGGATATACATCCCATACCTGGCCTTTTTGGTGTTCGTTCTGGGATTTTTGTCCAAAGTCCTGGGATGGGCCAAACTCCCCGTGCCTTTCTGTATTCCGACCACCGGCGGCCAGCAGAAGTCGCTCCCGTGGATCAAGAACAGTCCATGGGACAACCCCTACAACGCCAGCGGCACGGTCATCCGCATGGCGCTCGAGGTGCTGACCTTCCGTTCCCTTTTCCGCAACACCTCGCTGTGCCTCAAGCAGGACGGCCCCAAGGTCGGCTACAGCTCGGCCAAGTGGCTGTGGCTCTTCGCCCTGATGTTCCACTACTCCTTCCTGCTCATTTTGATGCGCCATCTGCGCCTGTTCCTCAATCCGGTGCCCATGCCCATCGAGAAATTGGAGTTCATGGACAGTATCCTGCAGATCGGCGTGCCCCTTCTGTACCAGACGGACCTGGTCATCGTGGCCGCCCTGCTCTTCCTGTTTCTGCGCCGGGTGTTCGATCCCAAGGTCAGCTACATCTCGATCATGTCCGACTACTTCCCCCTGTTCCTGATCCTGGGCATCGCCGTCTCCGGCATCTGGATGCGCTACATCGCCAAGGTGGACGTGATCGCCATCAAGCAACTGACCATGGGTCTGGTGACCTTCCACCCGATCATCCCCCAGGATCCGATCCACGTGTCCTTCTATGTGCATATTTTCCTGGTGAGCATACTTTTCATCTACTTCCCGTTCTCCAAGCTCATGCACATGGGCGGCGTCTTCATGAGTCCGACCCGGGCCATGCCCAACTTCAGCCGCCGCCAGATGTGGGTCAACCCCTGGAACGATCCGGCCATCAAGCCGCATTCCTATGCGGCCTACGAGGACGAATTCCGCGAGAAGATGATCGAGGTCGGGCTACCTGTGGACAAAAAGGCGTAA
- the dsrK gene encoding sulfate reduction electron transfer complex DsrMKJOP subunit DsrK — translation MAKIPPPEELIKINYSTPPKAWMDMLPEFKPGNFSYPAKPDILKYLNFPNPRNWSPTDDDWQLPANWKEIITEGFRERLDKYRSFRIFMDVCVRCGACADKCHFFIGGGDPKNMPVLRAELLRSIYRGDFTMAGKVLGRLAGARKLETDVVKEWFLYFYQCTECRRCSLFCPYGIDTAEITMMARELLHLVGCNINWIMEPVANCNRTGNHLGIQPHAFKDMVDFLCEDIETVTGVRIDPPLNRKGAEILFITPSGDIFADPGIYTFMGYLILFHYLDLDYTWSTYASEGGNFGLFTSDKIMKKLNAKMYHEAKRLGVKWILGGECGHMWRVINQYMLTMNGPADFMETPVSPITGTRFDAAAGTKMLHICEFTADLIKNNKLKLDPSRNTNFKVTFHDSCNPARGMGLLEEPRYIIKNVVPEFYEMPDNTIREQTFCCGGGAGLNNEEFLETRLRGGLPRGNAVKYVQDKHGVNMLACVCAIDRATLPPLCDYWAPGVGVCGVHELVSNALVLDGEKERTMDLRQNPLPGFESEEEEE, via the coding sequence ATGGCCAAGATCCCACCGCCAGAAGAGTTGATCAAAATCAACTACAGCACGCCGCCCAAAGCCTGGATGGACATGCTGCCCGAGTTCAAACCCGGGAATTTCAGCTATCCGGCGAAACCGGACATCCTCAAGTACCTGAACTTCCCCAACCCCCGGAACTGGTCGCCCACAGACGACGACTGGCAGCTTCCCGCGAACTGGAAGGAGATCATCACCGAGGGGTTCCGCGAGCGCCTGGACAAGTACCGCTCGTTCAGGATCTTCATGGATGTCTGCGTGCGTTGCGGGGCCTGCGCCGACAAGTGCCACTTTTTTATCGGCGGCGGCGACCCGAAGAACATGCCGGTGCTTCGGGCCGAGCTTTTGCGGTCCATCTATCGCGGCGATTTCACCATGGCCGGCAAGGTGCTGGGACGCCTGGCCGGGGCGCGCAAGCTCGAGACCGACGTGGTCAAGGAATGGTTCCTGTATTTCTACCAGTGTACGGAATGCCGCCGCTGTTCGCTTTTCTGCCCCTACGGCATCGACACCGCGGAAATCACCATGATGGCCCGGGAACTCCTGCATCTGGTCGGCTGCAACATCAACTGGATCATGGAGCCGGTGGCCAACTGCAACCGCACCGGTAACCACCTGGGCATCCAGCCCCATGCCTTCAAGGACATGGTGGACTTTTTGTGCGAGGACATCGAGACGGTCACGGGCGTGCGCATCGACCCCCCGCTGAACCGCAAGGGCGCCGAGATACTGTTTATCACCCCATCGGGAGACATTTTCGCCGATCCGGGCATCTACACCTTCATGGGGTACCTGATCCTGTTCCACTACCTGGATCTGGACTACACCTGGAGCACCTACGCGTCGGAGGGCGGCAACTTCGGCCTTTTCACCTCCGACAAGATCATGAAGAAGCTCAACGCCAAGATGTACCACGAGGCCAAACGCCTGGGCGTCAAGTGGATCCTTGGCGGCGAGTGCGGCCACATGTGGCGGGTCATCAACCAGTACATGCTGACCATGAACGGTCCGGCCGACTTCATGGAGACCCCGGTCTCGCCCATCACCGGCACCAGGTTCGACGCCGCGGCCGGGACCAAAATGCTGCATATCTGCGAATTCACGGCCGACCTGATCAAGAACAACAAGCTCAAGCTCGACCCCAGCCGCAACACCAACTTCAAGGTCACCTTCCATGACTCCTGCAACCCCGCCCGGGGCATGGGCCTTCTGGAAGAGCCCCGCTACATCATCAAGAACGTGGTTCCGGAATTCTACGAGATGCCCGACAACACCATCCGCGAGCAGACCTTCTGCTGCGGCGGCGGCGCGGGCTTAAACAACGAGGAATTCCTGGAGACGCGTCTGCGCGGCGGCCTGCCCCGGGGCAACGCGGTCAAATACGTGCAGGACAAGCACGGCGTGAACATGCTGGCCTGCGTCTGCGCCATCGACCGGGCCACCCTGCCGCCCCTGTGCGACTACTGGGCCCCCGGGGTGGGCGTGTGCGGCGTCCATGAACTGGTGTCCAACGCCCTGGTGCTTGACGGCGAGAAGGAACGGACCATGGATCTGCGCCAGAACCCGCTGCCCGGCTTCGAGTCTGAGGAGGAGGAGGAATAG
- the dsrJ gene encoding sulfate reduction electron transfer complex DsrMKJOP subunit DsrJ, whose amino-acid sequence MYQGKYIIPGLIVFLALVLFPFAYNAGSAPFEVKLELPKNASECIEAKEVMRARHMQILDEWRDKVVREDVHVFENSKGKRFDISLTNTCMSCHTDKATFCDRCHTPVGVSPYCWDCHNLSPKQAGPIPPVSQDTGGH is encoded by the coding sequence ATGTACCAGGGCAAATACATCATCCCCGGACTGATCGTCTTCTTGGCGCTGGTGCTTTTCCCGTTCGCGTACAACGCCGGAAGCGCCCCTTTCGAGGTCAAACTGGAACTCCCCAAAAACGCCTCGGAATGCATCGAGGCCAAAGAGGTCATGCGCGCCAGGCACATGCAGATTCTGGACGAATGGCGCGACAAGGTGGTCAGGGAGGACGTGCATGTCTTTGAGAACTCCAAAGGCAAGCGGTTCGACATCAGCCTGACCAACACCTGCATGAGCTGTCACACGGACAAGGCCACGTTCTGCGACCGGTGCCACACCCCGGTGGGAGTTTCTCCCTACTGCTGGGACTGCCACAACCTGTCGCCCAAACAGGCCGGGCCCATTCCTCCGGTTTCCCAGGATACCGGCGGTCACTAG
- the dsrO gene encoding sulfate reduction electron transfer complex DsrMKJOP subunit DsrO, whose product MKSSRRKFLKLAAVSALGLGAGRLGFLGDAPAVASSAPATGGTPGQPVVHWGMAIDTTRFNQELVDVCAKACHTSHNVPTIPGKKGIKWFWGANFEETFPTEHGHYLAEDVEHRVYPLLCNQCEDPMCVRVCPTQATFKRDDGIVMMDFHRCIGCRYCMAGCPFGARSFNFQDPRPFITNFNPLFPTRTRGVVEKCNFCAELLAQHKLPACVDASDGALIFGDLNDPESDIRKVLRERFALRRKPDAGTSPSVYYLM is encoded by the coding sequence ATGAAAAGCAGCAGAAGAAAATTCCTGAAGCTGGCCGCGGTGTCCGCCCTCGGGTTGGGGGCCGGGCGGCTCGGCTTTCTGGGCGATGCCCCGGCCGTGGCCTCATCCGCTCCCGCAACGGGCGGCACCCCGGGCCAGCCTGTCGTGCACTGGGGCATGGCCATAGACACCACCAGGTTCAATCAGGAGCTGGTGGACGTCTGCGCCAAGGCCTGCCACACGTCGCACAACGTCCCGACCATCCCTGGCAAAAAGGGCATCAAATGGTTCTGGGGCGCGAACTTCGAGGAGACCTTCCCCACCGAGCACGGCCATTACCTGGCCGAGGACGTGGAACACCGGGTCTACCCGCTTTTGTGCAACCAGTGCGAGGACCCCATGTGCGTCCGGGTGTGCCCCACCCAGGCCACCTTCAAGCGCGACGACGGCATCGTGATGATGGACTTCCACCGCTGTATCGGCTGCCGCTACTGCATGGCCGGCTGTCCGTTCGGGGCCCGGAGCTTCAACTTCCAGGACCCCCGTCCGTTTATCACGAACTTCAATCCGCTTTTCCCCACGCGGACACGCGGCGTGGTGGAAAAATGCAACTTCTGCGCCGAGCTTCTGGCCCAGCACAAGTTGCCGGCCTGTGTGGATGCCTCGGACGGCGCCCTGATCTTTGGCGACCTCAACGATCCCGAATCCGACATCCGCAAGGTCTTGCGGGAACGGTTCGCTCTGCGCCGCAAACCGGACGCCGGCACCAGCCCCAGCGTCTACTACCTGATGTGA